TCATCGCTCGTACTGTTGGTCAGGCCATCAAACTCCCTGTTCAGGATCAGGTCTGCCGTGAAGTTCACGTTCCAGACAATCTCTGGGTTCCTGGAGCTCGCGGTCCATAAGCTCGCGTAGTTTGGTACCAGACTGAAGTTGTAGTCACTGATCACCTTTTTAGCAAGTCTGGAGGCCTCTGCGTAGTTTCCGCGGTAAAGGTGCATTCTGGCCATAAAAGCTTCTGCAGCTGGCTTTGTTACCCTTCCGTACTGGCTTGATGTTACAGGCAGGTTCTCTGCTGCATACGTCAGATCCTCAAATATCTGCGCATAGAACGTTTCCACCGGTGTACGATTGGCCGTGGTGGATACACCTATCTGCTCCTGGGTAGTGAAGTGAACGCCTCCCCAGGTTTCCACGATGTGCCACAGGTAAAACGCCCGCAGGAACCTTGCCTCCCCCAGCCGTATCGCCTTTTGTGCTTCCGGCAGCGGCGAATCCGGAATTCTGGCTACCGCTGCATTCGTGGCGTTCAGTGCGGCATAAAAGCGGCCCCAGTAGAAGTTGATCGGCGCATTGGCACCGGACAAATCTGAATTATAAAGCGCAACGGGCGGGTTCTCCATGCCATTGCCACGGGTAAATATGTCCGTGCCGGTTTCAGTCAGGGCGATGCCGTTCTCCTTGCCATACCAGAAACGCATGGGCGTATACAGGGAGTTTACAAGGCTCTCAATGCCTTCGGCCGTTGAATAATATCCTGAAGCCGTCAGGCCTGATACATTTTCCTCATCCAGGAAAGACTCACAGGAGGCCGATCCGAGTAACAAGGCAGGAAGCAGTATTTTATATAATATCTTTTTCATGATCTTAACTTTAAATGATTCCTGTTTTCTAGAAGGCTACATTAATACCAAACACCATCTGCTTCGTCATCGGGAAGCTTAAAGCTCCTCCTCTTTCAGGATCGTAAGGGTCGATCTCGCTCTTCAGGATAAAGTAGTTTTTCGCCGTTGCGTAAACGCGCAGGTTAGAGAGTCTTAACCTTTCAGAGATGCTCTGCGGGAAGCTGTAGGCAAGCGTAATATCTCTTACCTTGATGAAGGAGCCGTCCACGTACTGCAGTGTAGAGTAGTAGCGTGTACTTGCCCTGCTGGTGCCTGCGTTCGGTCTTGGGTAGGCATTCGTCGGGTTCTCAGGTGTCCAGTAATCCACTACCGGGCCGTTCTCCAAACCGTCTATCTTATAAGAACCGGCTGCCTCGCTAATGATGGTCTGTCCCATTCTGGCGTACACCAGGAACGAAAGCTCCACGCCCTTGTAGCCAAAGCGGTTGGTTACGCCAAGCGTCCAATCAGGTGTTTCGTTGCCGATTACCGTTCTGTCTTCAGGGGTAATGATGCCATCGCCATTCTGGTCTTTCACGCGGATATCGCCAGGCTGCTGCTGGTTCAGTGCTGCTTCATCCTCCTGGCCCACTTGCCAGATGCCGATCTTCTCATAGTCGTAGAACACGTTAATCGGCTCACCCACAAAAAGTCCGAAGTCACCAAAGTTCAGGTCCCTTTCCACACCGTCGGCCAGTTTCACCACTTCTTCCTTGTTTCTGGTAAAGCTGAAGTCCGATGTCCAACGGAATCCGTCTGTCTGGTCTATGTTAACTGTTCCCAACTGCAATTCCACGCCACGGTTACGGGTAGCGCCTATGTTATCGAACACGCGCTCGAAGCCAGTAGAAGTCGGCAGGTTTCTTTCCAGCAACAGGTCCTCTGTGTCCTGCTGGTAGATATCCAACGTACCAGTCACCCTATTATTGAACAAGCCGAAGTCTATGCCCAGGTTCGCGGTGGCCGTTGTTTCCCAACCCAGCGCGGGGCTGGCAAGCGCGCCAGGGTAAAACCCGAAGGCAGGTACTTCTGTAGTTCCCTGATCAAAGGCATAGGTCGATTTTCCTAAACCACCCAAGGTCTGGTACGCGCCTACTGAACTGTTGCCCGACAAACCGTAGCTCAAACGGATCTTCAGGTCAGAGATGGCATTCACGTTCTGCAGGAATGCTTCTTCCTTCACAATCCATGCCACGGAAGCCGACGGGAAGTAGTCCCACTTGTTTCCTTCTGCCAACACCGAGGCACCGTCTGCCCGCATCACGAATGTGAACAGGTACTTGCCCAGCAACTTATAGTTCAGGCGGCCGAAGAAAGAGGCCATACTTTGCTCCCGCAGGCCGCTGCCCAGTTGGTAAGCCGACTGCGTTGCGCCCAGGTTGTAAAATAAGAAGGTAGATGAAAGCAGGTTCCTGCCCTGAGCAGTAAACAGTTCCTGTCGCTCTGACCAGATACTTGTTCCAAGCAAAGCGGAAAACTCATGGTTATCGGAAAGTGACTTGGAGTAGTTGGCAAAATTTTCCCACGTGATCCTGGAGAAATTACCCAGTTCTGCACGAGCCAGCGACAAGCCGTTCACACCTGTTTCGATGGTGTTGGTAGCCGCGTATAAACCATTGCGGTTGTTATACTGGTCCACGCCAAACCGGGAGGTCAGCACCAGGTCATTGATTGGGGTATAGTCGAGGGAAAGGTTTCCAAAGAAACGCTTGTTGATGTCGTTGTTCTCAAAGGCTCCCGGTTGCTCGTCCACCAATGGGTTAAGGGTAGAGGCATCGCCTACCGGGAAAGGAAGGAAATTACCCTCGGCATCGTACGGGCGGCCAAGTGGGCTCATCTTGTTGGCTTGGTTCAGGGGGTCTCTTCTGATGTCCTGATCCTTATACGTATACATCAGGCTGGTGCTCACCTTCAGGTTGTCCAGTATGTTGTAGCCTACATTCATGCGGCCACTGTACCTGGTCAGTTCGTCATTTGCCAGCAGGCCTTTTTCGTTGAAATATTCAGTAGACAGGTAATAGCTAAGCTTCTCCGTTCCTCCGGAAACACCTACTTGGTAGTTTTGCTGGCTTCCGGTTCCCAGTAGCTCATCTGCCCAATCAGTGTAAATGCCGTTTCTGAAATTCTCCAGCTGAGTCGGGTTAAAGATCTTCTCGTCATCCTCAGGACCTGCCCACTCGCCAACTGTTCTGCGCGATTCTCTGCGCAAGGCCACCCACTCCGGGCCGGACATGATATCGGCATAGCCGTTTGCCGCCGAAATGCCATAGTAGGAGTTGAAGGTAACCTTGGCCTTACCTGAACCGCCGCTCTTGGTGGTGATCAGGATAACACCGTTTGCACCCAGCGAACCGTAAATAGCAGTAGCGGTGGCATCCTTGAGTACTTCCATCGAGGCGATGTCGTTCGGGTTTACGTCCAGCGGCCCGTCGTAGCGGATGCCGTCTACCAGCACAAGTGGCGCGTTACCCGCACCGATGGATCTTGTTCCCCTGATGTTAAAGTTCAACGCAGCGCCTGCCTGGCCGCTTGTTCTGGTCAGGTCCAGGCCCGGCACCTTGCCCTGCAGCACTTCCAGGCCGTTGGTAACGGGTATAGCCGTAAGGTCTTCGCCCCGTACTGAGGTAACTGATCCGGTCAGGTCTGACTTTTTCACCGTACCGTAGCCGATCACCACCACTTCTTCCAGAGCCTTGGAGTCTACAGCCAAAGACACCCGAATGTTAGCCTGACCATTTACCGGCACTTCCTTGGTTTGGTACCCGATGTAGGAGAATACAAGAGTTGGGTTTGCGGTGGATGCATTTAATGTGAAGCTGCCATCCAAGCCGGTGGCCGTGCCGTTCGTAGTGCCTTTCACCAGCACCGTAACCCCGGGGAGAGGACTGCCATTTTCATCGACTACCTGCCCCTGCAAGGTAGTACCCTGTGCGATTGCCCCGGTTACGGCGACCAGCATCAAAAGGAGGCCACACAAGTACCTCGCTTTTTTAAGTAATGCTCTTTTCATAGATCCTCAAATTAAAACAGTGATATGTATAGTTATTTTATTCGCTGTGGATTTGATCTTGAACGCTACTTAAAAGATGTGCTTGCTACGCCACCCTTAAGCCCCTTGCCGGCTCCTTGTTGTATCCCTTCTCCCTTGCTTTCTACTCTAGGTTAATGCTGCAACACCAAACCATACTTCTGCAGGACAATCGATTGCACAATTTAATAAAAAATTTTGCATTGTCAACTGATTACTCACTTATTACTTTCCAACCGTCATTTCCCGATAATATATTATTTACTGTATACTTTCGTGCTTCACGCCTTTTCAGCTGTTTTGCCCAACTAACCCTTGCCTTGGGAGCAGCGCCCGGTCCGATTGATTTGTACTCTGCATAGAATGCCGTCTTCTCCGCCTCAGGTTTGCTCCAGTTGTGCCATCCCTCCGGCCTGATGTGCTTCCCGAGCTTTGTGCTGATGAACACCGTTTTGGCATAAGGCCTCCAGGGGCGGCCCAAGTATACTTTAGTTGCCTCCTCTGAGGCGGTGACAGTGCAGTTCAGGAAAACGAAGCCGAACGCCTGCCCTTCCGGGGTGGAGGCAGCCGTGATGTAGGAGTTTTTCTTGCAGTGGATGATGCAGTTTTCAAATACGGCTGTGGCCGGGCCGAAGATAAAATCTGTGGTGCCCTCGATGTAGCAGTTGCGGTAATACTGCCGGCTCCCGTTTACCCCGGCATAAAGCGTATCCTGGTCACCGATGATGCGGCAGTCTTCGAACACGCAGCGGTCGGCCTCTACATGCAATGCCACCGCCTGCCCTACCGTTCTGCCGGCGCTGTTCTCGAAGGTGATGTTCTCTGCCCTGAAGTCATTGCCCTGCACCAGTACCGTATAAGAAGTAAAAGTGTTAATGTCTCCCTTGCCGGAGTGGTCATCCCAGCGGATGATGGTTTTATACTTGTCCTCCCCGATAAAGGAAAGGTTGGACTTCCAGGTGGGGATAATGATCTTTTCGCGGTAGATGCCATTCTTAATAAAAATCTCCACCCGCTTCTCCGGGAAAGAAGGCACGACATCTACCGCGGCCTGAATGGAAGTATAATCTCCGCTTCCGTCCTGCGCCACAACTACCCTGCCCTGCTGCGCCTGCACGAGCGTAGCAATCAAACAAAGTATAAGTAGGGCTGACAGTCGTTTCATAGTGTGTTCTTACTTAACCAGATTTCCTTCTACTAAACTGTTCAAGTATACTTCGATATTCGTGTACTGCTTGTCCAGCGTGTAAGCGGCAGCGTCTGCGGCGTCGTCAGCATTCAGTTTTTGCTGGCGCTCCCATGCATCCGGCATGCCGTCCTGGTCCTTATCGGCAGGTGCTTCTACAGCCTTCATTTCTGGCCAGCCACCCACGTCCTTTTGCGAATCGATAATGCCGTTCTTGTTTTTGCCGTTGGTTGCCTGCCCTGTTCTTACTTCCTGTACCACGCGCGCATCCACTGCATCGCGTCGGTAACTGGCACCGGCATGGGCCAGCACAGAGGCAAAAGCCTCCTGCGCAGACTGATCCGGTATGGCCGTGCTGTTGAACGGATTTCCCACCAGCGCAGAATCCGGATGTTCCAGCGCTACGCCTAAGGCGTTATACTGCGTCACTTCCGGACTTCCCTCCACCACGTTGCCTGCCAGGTAAAACTGCCCGTAAGGTGCGTAAGGCTCCAGCAGCCTGTCTTTCTTTGATTTTGGTGTGGCCGGGCCGGGCTTGTAGAAGTTGTTCACCATGTTGTACCTTCCCCTTTCGCCGCCATAGGTGTTGTTGCCACCCCAGTTAAAGATTACGTTGTTACGGAAGTCCACCAATTCGTCAGGTGAGTTGGCCGTGGTTTTGGAACCACTGAAACGCGGCATGCGGCTCATGTGGTTGGCCAGCAGGTTGTGGTGAAACGACGCGCCCACGCCTCCCCAGATACCGCCGTACCCGTGGTCGCCCTTGGCATGTATAGACTGGTTCAGGCTTTCGGAAATGATGCACCACTGCAGCGTGAAATTTGTATTGTCGTAGAAGGAAGCGCTCTCATCGGTTGCCCAGCTCATGGAGCAGTGGTCCACAATGATGTTGCTTTTCCCCTTATTTGCCGTCAGCGCATCCGCCTGTACGCCCTTCACATCGCCCATGCGGAAACGCAGGTAGCGTACAATTACATTATCGGCCTTGATGTTAACAGGAAAGTTTCGAATCGTGACGCCATCGCCCGGCGCTGACTGGCCGGCAATGGTGATATCAGGATTGTTTATATCAAGCGGCGACTCCAGGTCAAGTATACCAGAGACAGCGAACACCACCATGCGTGGTCCTTTTTTTCGGACGGCCTCCCGCAAACTGCCCGGCCCTTCATCGTTCAGGTTCGTAACCACCACCACTTGTCCGCCGCGGCCACCGGTCGTGAATTTACCGAAGCCCTCTGCTCCAGGGAATGCCAGCTGCTGCACAGTTTCTGTTGCAGGCACAGCTGCCACAGGGACAGTAACAGCCTCGGGTGCAGGTTCACCGGAAGATACGCTTGCCGGCTGCTGTACGCAGCCAGCAAAGCATACCATCGGCAAAAATAATCCTAACAAACTCACTCTCACCTTAATTCTATTCTTAAACATTTGTGTTTTCTTATTTTGGATGATGCTTCACAACTAAGGCTACTGGCATCACTAAATTCACTTTAGCAGGCTACCGTTTCGAAAGCCTAACCTGAACCGGGTTAGCCAACTCGGCTGCCGTTTTGTTCAGGTATTCTGTAAACTGCGCTTCGTTCTTTATACCCTCCGGCTCCAGTTCCCAGGCTGCCAGAAAATAATACTCCAGTTGGTTCGCTTCAGGCTTCAGCTGCACCACATGGCTGTTGGCATCTTCGGTGAAACGGATAAAATCTTTGGGGCGGAACAGCACGGCAATTCCCAGCTTGTCGTTGTTCAGGCTTTGCTGGCCGTAGGTGGCCAGATAGCCCCACGCCTTGTCGCTGCCTGTGCTCGAAAGCAGTTTTGCCTTCGCATCCTTTATCAGCCCGGTACTTAAATTCTCCGGGTTTGCCCCTGTTACCTGCACCTGGTGGTGCGTCAGGCGGCTGCCGGCGTGTATGCCCAACTGCGACTGTACGCCCATTTCCATATCGGCCACTTTCCAGCCATAGTAGTTGGTGCCGATGGAGGAGTACAGGTTGCCGTTTTCCCTGATCACGCTGATCATACTGTCTGTCTCAGCGATGCGGTTTGCCTGCCCGTTGTGGAAATGAGCGAGGGTGCCCACACCCAAAGACTTGCCTACTTTCAGCACATCCATACCCCAGGCGCCTTCCTCATGGTAAGAGTCATAGCCATCCTGGCCCACCTGCTGCAGCACCATTTCGTTTGTTTTCTTCCCGAACACATCCGTACCATTGCGCCAGTCCAGGTAAAAGCGGTAGCCTACTTTATCAGACTCCCAGCCTGGGCCTTCATAGCGGATATAGTAGGAGTGGTCAGTTACTTCATCCGGCACGCGCAGTGAATCCACGTTTTGAAACGTGCCGCCGATGTACTTCCTGTTTTTAAACTTCCCGCCTACTTTGTGCGATAATTCGGCCTGGGTGCGTTTGGTATAATCTCTTTTTGCTATGCCTTGCTTGTTGTATCGGATGGTAAGCTTGCGCGCCTCATTCGCTTTCAGCTCATCCAGCACCAGCATAATTCCCTTTTTTTCTTTTAACTTGCTGTTGTACTGGCTCGGAATTTCCGTTTTGCCGTTCAGCACCACAAAGGCATTTGGATTGAAGTCAGGCGCAGATTTCTTTAAATCCGCTTCCGCTATAAATACCATCACGTTCTGGCGCGGCTGGCTCAGCGGATTTTTCACTTCCATGCTCAGTGCCCGTGGGAACTCCTGCTTGAGGTTCTGCGCGTGCGCATCCTGTGCGAACAGCACAACCAGCAGCAGTTGGAGTGGTATCCAGTATGTCAGGCTCTCAATTAGTCTGTTGTTCATTTTCAGCGCTTTACTTCAGGTGGCAATATGTGCCTTTCTTGCTTCTTCTCTGATCACTAAATAATAAGGGTGTGGCCATACGTATGGCCACACCCTTATTATAGCTGTGTTAGTAAATCCAACGTGGGTCACCAACAGGACCACCGTTGTTACTGGCCGTTCTTAAAGGCGAGCCAGCCGGCAAAGTAAAGTTAGTTGTCGACTCATTCCATCCCAGGTCAACGGCGGTATTGCCGATAAGCTGCGCAAACTCAGGGAAGATTAACGCTGCACCCTCTCCATTTGTCAGATTGTAGAGGTTGTTGTAAGCTACCGTTACAGTAGAGCCTGTGCTGCTCACGCGAATCATATCCAGCCCACCGGCCGAGTTAATATTGGCAAGTATAGAATTCTGCATGGTAAAGTTTACCATGTTTCCTCTTGCATCCAGCAGCGGATAGTCTCTGTAACCAAAGTTCGCCAGTGTGCTGTTCTCAATCAGGATGGTTGGCACAGGTGCCCCTGGCAAATCCTTCGCCCAGCTGATAAGCTGGCGACCAATGCCGTAGAAGGTGGAGTTCACCAGTTCCAGGC
Above is a window of Pontibacter akesuensis DNA encoding:
- a CDS encoding RagB/SusD family nutrient uptake outer membrane protein, giving the protein MKKILYKILLPALLLGSASCESFLDEENVSGLTASGYYSTAEGIESLVNSLYTPMRFWYGKENGIALTETGTDIFTRGNGMENPPVALYNSDLSGANAPINFYWGRFYAALNATNAAVARIPDSPLPEAQKAIRLGEARFLRAFYLWHIVETWGGVHFTTQEQIGVSTTANRTPVETFYAQIFEDLTYAAENLPVTSSQYGRVTKPAAEAFMARMHLYRGNYAEASRLAKKVISDYNFSLVPNYASLWTASSRNPEIVWNVNFTADLILNREFDGLTNSTSDDILLRDGGNNSHLFFLMTYDQLPGMQRDIRYGRPFARFMPTAHLLDLFDEKKDARFDATFQTVWYANKPGTYNVTDTKGNQRQVTFAAGDTAIYATKYVVPNAVKDAKPYTIIDRSRTYNVSANDAPVVRDRYMSLKKFLDPARQTISQQQGQRDAYVIRLAEMYLIVAEAEMMQGNMSEAVQYMNAVRRRAALPGKAAEMEITADQLDIDFILDERAREFAGEQQRWFDLKRTGKLIERVKAFNPDAAPNIQPFHRVRPIPQAQLDAVSNPGEFKQNEGYN
- a CDS encoding SusC/RagA family TonB-linked outer membrane protein translates to MKRALLKKARYLCGLLLMLVAVTGAIAQGTTLQGQVVDENGSPLPGVTVLVKGTTNGTATGLDGSFTLNASTANPTLVFSYIGYQTKEVPVNGQANIRVSLAVDSKALEEVVVIGYGTVKKSDLTGSVTSVRGEDLTAIPVTNGLEVLQGKVPGLDLTRTSGQAGAALNFNIRGTRSIGAGNAPLVLVDGIRYDGPLDVNPNDIASMEVLKDATATAIYGSLGANGVILITTKSGGSGKAKVTFNSYYGISAANGYADIMSGPEWVALRRESRRTVGEWAGPEDDEKIFNPTQLENFRNGIYTDWADELLGTGSQQNYQVGVSGGTEKLSYYLSTEYFNEKGLLANDELTRYSGRMNVGYNILDNLKVSTSLMYTYKDQDIRRDPLNQANKMSPLGRPYDAEGNFLPFPVGDASTLNPLVDEQPGAFENNDINKRFFGNLSLDYTPINDLVLTSRFGVDQYNNRNGLYAATNTIETGVNGLSLARAELGNFSRITWENFANYSKSLSDNHEFSALLGTSIWSERQELFTAQGRNLLSSTFLFYNLGATQSAYQLGSGLREQSMASFFGRLNYKLLGKYLFTFVMRADGASVLAEGNKWDYFPSASVAWIVKEEAFLQNVNAISDLKIRLSYGLSGNSSVGAYQTLGGLGKSTYAFDQGTTEVPAFGFYPGALASPALGWETTATANLGIDFGLFNNRVTGTLDIYQQDTEDLLLERNLPTSTGFERVFDNIGATRNRGVELQLGTVNIDQTDGFRWTSDFSFTRNKEEVVKLADGVERDLNFGDFGLFVGEPINVFYDYEKIGIWQVGQEDEAALNQQQPGDIRVKDQNGDGIITPEDRTVIGNETPDWTLGVTNRFGYKGVELSFLVYARMGQTIISEAAGSYKIDGLENGPVVDYWTPENPTNAYPRPNAGTSRASTRYYSTLQYVDGSFIKVRDITLAYSFPQSISERLRLSNLRVYATAKNYFILKSEIDPYDPERGGALSFPMTKQMVFGINVAF
- a CDS encoding pectinesterase family protein — protein: MKRLSALLILCLIATLVQAQQGRVVVAQDGSGDYTSIQAAVDVVPSFPEKRVEIFIKNGIYREKIIIPTWKSNLSFIGEDKYKTIIRWDDHSGKGDINTFTSYTVLVQGNDFRAENITFENSAGRTVGQAVALHVEADRCVFEDCRIIGDQDTLYAGVNGSRQYYRNCYIEGTTDFIFGPATAVFENCIIHCKKNSYITAASTPEGQAFGFVFLNCTVTASEEATKVYLGRPWRPYAKTVFISTKLGKHIRPEGWHNWSKPEAEKTAFYAEYKSIGPGAAPKARVSWAKQLKRREARKYTVNNILSGNDGWKVISE
- a CDS encoding pectate lyase family protein, with amino-acid sequence MQQLAFPGAEGFGKFTTGGRGGQVVVVTNLNDEGPGSLREAVRKKGPRMVVFAVSGILDLESPLDINNPDITIAGQSAPGDGVTIRNFPVNIKADNVIVRYLRFRMGDVKGVQADALTANKGKSNIIVDHCSMSWATDESASFYDNTNFTLQWCIISESLNQSIHAKGDHGYGGIWGGVGASFHHNLLANHMSRMPRFSGSKTTANSPDELVDFRNNVIFNWGGNNTYGGERGRYNMVNNFYKPGPATPKSKKDRLLEPYAPYGQFYLAGNVVEGSPEVTQYNALGVALEHPDSALVGNPFNSTAIPDQSAQEAFASVLAHAGASYRRDAVDARVVQEVRTGQATNGKNKNGIIDSQKDVGGWPEMKAVEAPADKDQDGMPDAWERQQKLNADDAADAAAYTLDKQYTNIEVYLNSLVEGNLVK
- a CDS encoding DUF4861 domain-containing protein codes for the protein MNNRLIESLTYWIPLQLLLVVLFAQDAHAQNLKQEFPRALSMEVKNPLSQPRQNVMVFIAEADLKKSAPDFNPNAFVVLNGKTEIPSQYNSKLKEKKGIMLVLDELKANEARKLTIRYNKQGIAKRDYTKRTQAELSHKVGGKFKNRKYIGGTFQNVDSLRVPDEVTDHSYYIRYEGPGWESDKVGYRFYLDWRNGTDVFGKKTNEMVLQQVGQDGYDSYHEEGAWGMDVLKVGKSLGVGTLAHFHNGQANRIAETDSMISVIRENGNLYSSIGTNYYGWKVADMEMGVQSQLGIHAGSRLTHHQVQVTGANPENLSTGLIKDAKAKLLSSTGSDKAWGYLATYGQQSLNNDKLGIAVLFRPKDFIRFTEDANSHVVQLKPEANQLEYYFLAAWELEPEGIKNEAQFTEYLNKTAAELANPVQVRLSKR